In Halalkalicoccus subterraneus, the sequence ACGGGTAGGGCGTCACCGACTTGTCGGCGAGGTAGGCGTCGCGTTCGAGTTCGGCGAGCGCTCCACACTGGGGACAGTAGTAGGTGACGGCGACCATACCCTTCGTAGGGAATGCCCGCGTTTAGATCTGCCGTGTAGGGGCTGTTAGCGGCAAAACGGCGCGGTGTCCGGTCCGCGTGTGGCTACCGAGTTGGCAGCCACGCGAGGAGGACGGGGGAGGGCTGCGGCCCCGGAAGCGGTGCGCGATCGCGCACCGCGACTCGGCGGAGCCTGGTGGTCCTCGGAAAATCGGAGATTTCCGGGATCTCGCGGGAACAGAGTTTCCGCGGACCTCGCGGCGACATCGTTGCCGCTCAGCGCCGAGAGATCGCGGAGCGGTCTCTCGTAGCGACATGCAAAGGGCGAGGCGAAACTGCCAAGGTTCGCCGAGGGCTTTCGCGAGTATGATCGACGAGACGGTCGCGGAGATCGAGGAGATGCAGACCCACAGCTCCTCGGTGGTGGCTGTCAAGGCCGCCCGTGCGCTCTTCGAATTGAACGACCGCGAGTACGCGACGGTCGATGAGTTCGTCCGCGACGTCGAGCGAAACAGCTCGGTGCTTCGGCGGGCGAACCCCTCACACGCCTCGCTCTTTAACGTCCAGCGGACGATCACCCGCGACCTCAACGAGGCCGACCCCGACAGCGTCGAGGAGGGCAAAGCCGCCCTCGAAACGGCCATTGAGGAGATGGTCGAGCGCATCGAGGGCGGGAAGAAACGTGCGGCCGCCCACACTGCCGAACTCATCGAGGACGGCACGACGATACTGACCCACGACTACTCCTCGACGGTGAACGCGGCGATCGAGCGGGCCGTCGACGGCGGCGTCTCGGTGTCGGTCTACGTCACCGAGGCCAGACCGCGAATGGCGGGTCGAAAGACCGCGCGGAAGCTCGGCGAGATCGACGGCGTCGAACCCACGCTGATCGTCGACAGCGCCGCGGGCACCTACCTACAGGAGTGCGATTTCGTGTTGATGGGAATGGACTGTCTGGTGAGCGATACGCTGTACAACCGTATCGGGACCTACCCCATCGCGGCGACCGCCGCCGACCTCGACGTTCCCATGTACGTCACCGGTTCGGGGGCGAAGCTCATCGACAGCGGCTTCGCCTTCGAGAACGAGTACCGCCCCACGAGCGAGGTGCTGTTGGAGCCGACCGAAGGCTTCGCGATCGAGAACCCGCTATACGACGCGACGCCCGTCCGACTGCTCGATGGAATCATCACCGACGACGGCGCGATGTCCTTCTGAGGCGATTCCACGCCGAGTCCTGTAGTATAGATCACAAGAACTACCCGGCTGTCGGCCGGAGAAGGGACATGGACGGGTCCCATGAGGAGGAGATCGTTAACGGCGTCAGGCTACACTACGTCGAGGCCGGCGAGGGGCCGCTGGTCGTCCTGCTGCACGGGTTTCCGGACCACTGGTACGGTTGGCGCAAGCAGATCTCTGCCCTCGTCGAGGCCGGCTACCGCGTCGTCGCCCCCGACATGCGCGGATACAACCGCTCGGAGAAACCACCCGGTGTGAGCGCATACCGGATCGACACCCTGGTCGAGGACGTCCGCGCGCTGATCGATCGCTGTGGCACAAAGCGCGCCCATCTCGTCGGTCACGACTGGGGTGGTGTCGTCGCCTGGGAGGTCGCGGCCCGCCATCCCGAGTGTATCGACCGGCTGGTCGTCATGAACGCCCCGCACCCGGGGGCCTACCGCCGGGAACTTCGCGACCTCGACTCC encodes:
- a CDS encoding translation initiation factor eIF-2B — protein: MIDETVAEIEEMQTHSSSVVAVKAARALFELNDREYATVDEFVRDVERNSSVLRRANPSHASLFNVQRTITRDLNEADPDSVEEGKAALETAIEEMVERIEGGKKRAAAHTAELIEDGTTILTHDYSSTVNAAIERAVDGGVSVSVYVTEARPRMAGRKTARKLGEIDGVEPTLIVDSAAGTYLQECDFVLMGMDCLVSDTLYNRIGTYPIAATAADLDVPMYVTGSGAKLIDSGFAFENEYRPTSEVLLEPTEGFAIENPLYDATPVRLLDGIITDDGAMSF